GCGAATACCGAGGGAGGAAAGCCCCGCCGCGTCGGCGGCTCGCCCGCGGCCAGGCCGATTTCCCGCTGGGCTCGGGCGAACCGCGTCACCGAGTCCATCAGCAGCAGGACCCGCTTGCCCTGGTCGCGGAAGTACTCGGCGATCGCGGTGGCCACATAAGCCGACTTGACGCGCTCCATCGCCGACCGGTCGCTGGTGGCGCACACCACGACGCTATTGCCGAGCTTGTCGCCCAGGTCCCGCTGCAGGAACTCCCCAACCTCGCGCCCGCGTTCGCCGATCAGGGCGACTACCCGCACATCGACGTCGGCGTCATTGGCCAGCATGCCCATCAGGGTCGACTTGCCGCCGCCCGCCGCCGCGAAGATGCCCATGCGTTGGCCTACGCCACAGGTCAACAGGCCGTCGATGACGCGTATGCCAAGTTCCAGCGGCTGCTCTATGGGCGTGCGCGACAAGGGATGGGGCGCGGGTCCCAGGACAGGATAGGTCTGCGTCGTCACGAGCGCCCCACGCGTTGCCTCGTCCAGGGGACGCCCCAGTCCATCGAGAACGCGCCCCAGCAGTGCCGTTCCCACCGGCACGCACAGTACGCCGTCCGTGGGCAGGACTTCCGTCCGGGACGAGATGCCACGCATATCGCCGATAGGCGTCAGCAAGGCGGCGTCTTCAGCGAAGCCGATGACCTCGGCCTTGATGTCGCCGCCGCCTTCTGGATCGCGCAATATGCAGAGCTGTCCCACGCGCGCGCCGGCCACGGCGGCCCGTATTATGGTGCCCGTTACCTGGGTGACGCGCCCGATCACCTCCATGGTGCGGGCCTCGGCCAGGCCCGCACGCAAGCGGGGAAGAATGTGATCAAACATCATCTTGCGCCGACCC
This genomic interval from Bordetella genomosp. 8 contains the following:
- the sctN gene encoding type III secretion system ATPase SctN, with amino-acid sequence MMFDHILPRLRAGLAEARTMEVIGRVTQVTGTIIRAAVAGARVGQLCILRDPEGGGDIKAEVIGFAEDAALLTPIGDMRGISSRTEVLPTDGVLCVPVGTALLGRVLDGLGRPLDEATRGALVTTQTYPVLGPAPHPLSRTPIEQPLELGIRVIDGLLTCGVGQRMGIFAAAGGGKSTLMGMLANDADVDVRVVALIGERGREVGEFLQRDLGDKLGNSVVVCATSDRSAMERVKSAYVATAIAEYFRDQGKRVLLLMDSVTRFARAQREIGLAAGEPPTRRGFPPSVFAVLPRLLERAGMNERGSITAFYTVLVEGDDMTEPVADEVRSILDGHIVLSRKLGAENHFPAVDVLASASRVMGNVVSREHATAAGRFRELMAKYAEIELLLNIGEYQPGHDPVADEAVRKIGDMRQFLRQASDEKDGFDATVARMAGLVHG